A part of Amycolatopsis lurida genomic DNA contains:
- the araD gene encoding L-arabinonate dehydratase encodes MRNPEELRSHRWFGGDELRGFSHRARSRQLGYNPEEHLGKPVIAILNTWSDINPCHMHLRERADQVKRGVWQAGGFPLEFPVATLSETFQKPTPMLYRNLLSMETEEILRSYPVDGAVLMGGCDKTTPALLMGATSAGLPAIFVPAGPMLRGHWRNEVLGSGTDMWKYWDDKRAGLIGAGELSELERGLARSPGTCMTMGTASTMMSVAEVLGLTLPGAASIPAVDSAHHRMAAASGARVVEMVWEDLTVTKILDERAYADAITTVLALGGSTNAVIHLIAMAGRARIPLSVGDFDAIARRVPVLANIRPGGDWLMEDFYYAGGLPGLLSRLTDLLHTDRVTVTGRTLGENLASARVHDDDVIRTRDNPVATEGGVAVLRGNLAPSGAVIKHIAADPRLLVHTGPAVVFDDHEDLKNRINDPALGITEDSVLVLRGSGPLGGPGMPEYGMLPLPDHLLAKGVRDMVRVSDARMSGTGYGACVLHVAPESHVGGPLALVRDGDRITLDVPSRRLSLDVDDAELQRRRARWNPPAPRYERGYGALYTEHITQADEGCDFDFLARVGENPEPDAQ; translated from the coding sequence ATGAGGAACCCCGAGGAACTCCGAAGCCACCGCTGGTTCGGCGGCGACGAACTACGCGGCTTCAGCCACCGGGCCCGGAGCAGGCAACTCGGCTACAACCCGGAGGAGCATCTCGGGAAACCCGTCATCGCGATCCTCAACACCTGGAGCGACATCAACCCCTGCCACATGCATCTGCGCGAGCGGGCGGACCAGGTCAAACGCGGGGTGTGGCAGGCGGGCGGATTCCCGCTGGAGTTCCCGGTCGCGACCCTGTCGGAGACGTTCCAGAAGCCGACCCCCATGCTCTACCGCAATCTGCTTTCGATGGAGACCGAAGAGATCCTGCGGTCCTACCCCGTCGACGGAGCGGTCCTCATGGGCGGCTGCGACAAGACGACACCGGCGTTGCTGATGGGCGCGACGAGCGCGGGTCTGCCCGCGATCTTCGTCCCCGCGGGCCCGATGTTGCGCGGGCATTGGCGGAACGAAGTGCTCGGCAGCGGCACCGACATGTGGAAGTACTGGGACGACAAGCGGGCCGGGCTGATCGGCGCCGGGGAACTGTCCGAATTGGAGCGTGGACTGGCCCGTTCTCCCGGAACCTGTATGACGATGGGGACCGCGTCCACCATGATGTCGGTCGCGGAAGTGCTCGGCCTGACCTTGCCCGGCGCCGCGTCGATCCCCGCCGTCGACTCGGCGCACCACCGGATGGCCGCGGCGAGCGGAGCGCGTGTCGTCGAGATGGTGTGGGAGGACCTCACCGTCACGAAAATCCTCGACGAGCGCGCGTACGCCGACGCGATCACCACCGTGCTGGCGCTCGGCGGCTCGACCAACGCCGTCATCCATCTGATCGCGATGGCCGGGCGCGCGCGGATCCCGTTGTCTGTCGGCGATTTCGACGCGATCGCGCGCCGGGTCCCGGTACTGGCGAACATCCGGCCGGGCGGTGACTGGCTGATGGAGGATTTCTACTACGCCGGCGGGCTTCCCGGCCTGCTCTCCCGGCTGACCGACCTGCTGCACACCGATCGGGTCACCGTCACCGGCCGGACTCTCGGCGAAAACCTGGCTTCGGCGCGGGTGCACGACGACGACGTCATCCGCACGCGCGACAACCCGGTCGCCACCGAAGGCGGGGTCGCGGTGCTTCGCGGCAATCTGGCGCCGTCGGGCGCGGTGATCAAGCACATCGCCGCCGATCCCCGGCTGCTCGTCCACACCGGACCCGCGGTGGTCTTCGACGACCACGAGGACTTGAAGAACCGCATCAACGACCCCGCGCTCGGCATCACCGAGGATTCGGTCCTCGTCCTGCGCGGATCCGGCCCGCTCGGCGGCCCGGGGATGCCCGAGTACGGGATGCTGCCGCTGCCGGATCACCTGCTGGCCAAGGGCGTCCGGGACATGGTCCGCGTCTCCGACGCCAGGATGAGCGGCACCGGTTACGGCGCGTGCGTGCTGCACGTCGCGCCGGAATCCCACGTCGGCGGGCCGCTCGCTCTGGTCCGCGACGGCGACCGGATCACTTTGGACGTTCCCTCGCGACGGCTGAGCCTCGACGTCGATGATGCCGAATTGCAACGTCGCCGGGCACGATGGAACCCGCCCGCTCCGCGGTACGAAAGGGGTTACGGCGCGTTGTACACCGAACACATCACGCAGGCCGATGAGGGCTGTGACTTCGACTTTCTTGCCAGAGTGGGTGAAAATCCCGAACCTGACGCCCAGTGA